In the genome of Phlebotomus papatasi isolate M1 chromosome 2, Ppap_2.1, whole genome shotgun sequence, one region contains:
- the LOC129802921 gene encoding activated Cdc42 kinase Ack yields MTSVESIEWLEELLAEVQLEQFLHRITDDLQITRLVHFNYVHSDDLEKIGLARPAIRRLMEAVRKRRNVAWRQSLMEKILPGGKKKAHTVAGSPSKSSSSSSTCLILEREIILADKLGDGSFGVVRRGEWRPGGGPAIPVAVKVLKADVSMPGVVEDFFKEVQSMHVLDHPNLIHLHGVVLSKPLMMVTELADRGSLLDTLHTRTLKHLSLTHIWRWAVEVATGMAYLETRRILHRDLACRNVFLHGPEERVKIGDFGLMRSLAQQEDCYVMTEHRRVPFPWCAPESLRLRQFSHASDAWMFGVTLWEMFTGGEEPWVALNGVQVLKKIESGERLAMPNLSSPEIYQLMLQCWHKDPQERLSFLDIQKFLKSVRPILVRATVDYCENENFSTRSGDTIAIIDDRPQLNYVKGQNQRTFVIGALPRNVLEPVTVQANDRSLSPSIFALRQNSEDSARVLRRRTFNSADCRRADALTLNRKSCQNFERTSKKSIESHSKERSYIAARQFSYNKLRNEQGLSMKKAVQKPKRPPQPKLDGKVAEGNLIDLSSPDGDVLGDLKGKLSEGRSFSAECILDAPIEVATEEEIVQDENLPSPMYENSREIDHTSWQSVMMEAYEAAARSQEVFDPFDTSHVHGDGQVDVQADGQTDFQTQDNWDCIRKLDSVRSHTPTSESGFFTPPERETPVKDFVETECATTTTQGLINEIVEPIQELNLQYSSKNVTNVYDTVEGGSFYQELYPILPVTYQNIPDAWNSPRVYPDAEAQKLKPHRPAPSIPSSSSSR; encoded by the exons ATGACGTCAGTGGAGAGTATAGAGTGGTTGGAAGAGCTATTGGCTGAGGTTCAGCTGGAGCAATTCCTTCACCGAATAACAGATGACTTGCAAATAACGAGGCTGGTGCACTTTAACTACGTCCATTCCGATGATCTGGAGAAGATTGGACTGGCACGGCCAGCAATCAGAAGATTGATGGAAGCTGTGAGGAAGAGGAGGAATGTCGCCTGGAGGCAGTCATTGATGGAGAAAATCCTTCCAGGGGGAAAGAAGAAAGCACACACTGTAGCAGGATCTCCCTCAAAATCTTCCAGCTCCTCCAGTACTTGTTTGATCCTGGAAAGGGAGATCATCCTGGCAGATAAACTAGGAGATGGATCCTTTGGGGTTGTGAGGCGCGGTGAATGGCGTCCAGGAGGTGGACCGGCCATTCCTGTGGCTGTCAAAGTGCTCAAGGCTGATGTCTCAATGCCTGGAGTCGTTGAGGATTTCTTCAAGGAGGTGCAATCAATGCATGTGCTAGATCATCCAAATCTCATCCATCTCCATGGAGTGGTACTCTCAAAGCCCCTCATGATGGTCACTGAACTGGCAGATCGAGGCTCTCTCCTGGACACATTGCACACTCGCACCCTAAAACACCTTTCTCTCACGCACATTTGGCGCTGGGCTGTCGAAGTGGCCACAGGCATGGCGTACCTGGAGACCCGGAGAATTCTTCACAGAGATTTAGCCTGTCGCAATGTTTTCCTCCATGGCCCAGAGGAAAGAGTGAAAATTGGAGATTTTGGGCTGATGCGCTCTTTGGCTCAGCAGGAAGACTGCTATGTCATGACTGAGCACCGAAGAGTGCCATTCCCATGGTGTGCTCCAGAATCCCTGCGTCTCAGACAATTTAGCCATGCATCGGATGCCTGGATGTTTGGAGTGACGCTGTGGGAAATGTTTACGGGTGGTGAAGAGCCCTGGGTGGCACTAAACGGTGTCCAGGTACTCAAGAAGATTGAATCAGGAGAGAGGCTAGCCATGCCAAATCTCAGTTCTCCGGAAATCTATCAACTGATGCTCCAGTGCTGGCACAAGGATCCCCAGGAAAGGCTTTCTTTCTTAGATATCCA GAAATTCCTCAAATCCGTGCGTCCGATATTGGTGCGTGCTACAGTAGATTATTGCGAGAATGAGAATTTCTCCACACGTTCCGGCGATACGATAGCCATAATCGACGATCGGCCGCAGCTGAATTACGTCAAAGGTCAGAATCAGCGTACATTTGTGATAGGAGCACTCCCAAG AAATGTTCTGGAACCTGTAACTGTGCAGGCAAATGATAGATCTCTCAGTCCGAGTATATTTGCTCTTAGGCAGAATTCTGAGGATTCTGCTAGGGTTCTCAGGAGGAGAACTTTCAATTCGGCTGATTGTCGAAGAGCCGATGCATTGACATTGAATAGGAAATCTTGCCAGAATTTTGAGAGAACTTCCAAGAAATCAATAGAATCGCATTCAAAGGAAAGGAGTTACATTGCAGCACGGCAATTTTCCTACAATAAATTGCGCAATGAACAGGGATTGAGTATGAAGAAGGCGGTGCAGAAGCCAAAGCGTCCACCGCAGCCAAAGTTGGATGGGAAAGTTGCTGAGGGAAATTTAATTGACTTATCCTCACCAGATGGGGACGTTTTGGGTGATCTGAAGGGGAAATTGAGTGAGGGAAGATCTTTTAGTGCTGAATGTATTCTGGATGCACCGATAGAAGTGGCGACAGAGGAAGAAATTGTCCAGGATGAGAATTTGCCATCGCCAATGTATGAGAATTCTCGGGAAATTGATCATACTTCCTGGCAATCGGTCATGATGGAGGCATATGAGGCAGCTGCTAGGAGTCAAGAAGTCTTTGATCCCTTTGACACGTCTCATGTCCATGGAGATGGCCAGGTAGATGTCCAGGCAGATGGTCAGACGGATTTCCAAACACAGGATAACTGGGATTGTATCCGGAAGCTTGATAGTGTCCGGAGTCATACGCCAACGTCAGAAAGTGGATTTTTTACGCCACCAGAACGAGAGACTCCAGTGAAAGACTTCGTGGAGACTGAATGTGCCACCACGACGACGCAGGGGCTAATCAATGAGATTGTGGAGCCCATTCAGGAGCTCAATCTTCAATACTCATCGAAAAATGTCACAAATGTCTATGATACAGTGGAAGGAGGGAGTTTCTACCAGGAACTCTATCCCATTCTTCCTGTAACATACCAAAATATTCCGGATGCCTGGAATTCGCCCAGAGTGTATCCGGATGCAGAAGCACAGAAACTCAAGCCTCATCGACCAGCACCATCAATTCCCTCCTCATCGTCGTCCAGGTAA
- the LOC129802937 gene encoding nuclear inhibitor of protein phosphatase 1, whose amino-acid sequence MSNHYEVPKWAGKPPTGFHLDVLKEDKLIQKLMIDEKKCYLFGRNSQLNDFCIDHQSCSRVHAAYVYHKHLHISYLVDLGSTHGTFIGNIRLEAHKPTQLHMNSQFHFGASTRSYILRERPTTGVRPNIMEDIPMSDVPEGALLPESQSELDNLTEYNTATNRRISMLGIADDTTYKSQNLDKDKANRKRLRKSVTFNDDEIVINPEDIDPTIGRFRNLIQTTVVPTKKAKMDIGIPTSASSSTNESTKHLHPTNMVPHLYHGLPPTADEGKFSMDVDEGSAPLSLGSKLGLLLPNPAPDVLPTNVAEAPEVMPPPQSASSRLEEPETHTGDEPKKKKYAKEAWPGRKPLMSGL is encoded by the exons ATGTCCAATCACTATGAAGTCCCAAAGTG GGCAGGGAAGCCTCCCACTGGTTTCCATTTAGACGTCCTGAAGGAGGACAAGCTCATCCAGAAGTTGATGATTGACGAGAAGAAGTGCTACCTGTTTGGACGGAATTCCCAGTTAAATGACTTCTGCATTGATCATCAATCCTGTTCGCGTGTTCATGCTGCCTACGTCTATCACAAACACCTGCACATCTCCTACCTTGTAGATCTGGGCAGCA CCCATGGAACCTTCATTGGTAACATTCGCCTGGAGGCGCACAAACCGACGCAGTTGCACATGAACTCCCAGTTTCACTTTGGCGCTTCCACCAGATCCTACATACTCAGGGAGAGACCAACAACAGGTGTTCGGCCCAATATCATGGAAGATATTCCCATGTCGGATGTCCCTGAAGGAGCCCTCCTTCCGGAAAGTCAGAGTGAGCTTgat AATCTAACAGAGTACAATACAGCAACAAATAGAAGGATTTCAATGCTGGGAATTGCCGATGACACAACATACAAAAGC CAAAATCTGGACAAGGATAAGGCCAATCGGAAGAGATTGCGGAAGAGTGTGACATTCAATGATGATGAAATTGTTATCAATCCGGAGGACATTGATCCAACAATTGGACGTTTCAGAAATCTTATTCAGACTACGGTTGTGCCTACGAAGAAGGCCAAGATGGACATTGGGATACCCACGAGTGCCTCCAGTAGCACCAATGAATCCACTAAGCATCTCCATCCGACCAATATGGTGCCCCATCTCTACCATGGGTTGCCGCCAACGGCCGATGAGGGCAAATTTTCAATGGATGTCGATGAGGGATCTGCTCCATTGAGTCTGGGCTCAAAGTTGGGACTCTTGCTGCCAAATCCAGCGCCTGATGTCCTTCCGACAAATGTAGCAGAGGCACCCGAAGTTATGCCACCGCCACAGTCGGCGTCCAGTCGACTGGAAGAGCCAGAAACTCATACTGGGGACGAGCCGAAAAAGAAGAAGTACGCCAAGGAAGCATGGCCAGGCCGAAAACCTCTCATGAGTGGGCTGTAA
- the LOC129802941 gene encoding borealin-like isoform X2 yields the protein MPRTKLPKNSKRNREQTLEDLISGTMREFDETFETQIANLELMHSNILEKVEMGIHKFLSSLPENILNLKFGDLRTMNVKGLADASKELSASQTETLNMTSGQNSTQNRKQSREDEETGTSEVTSSSAIRGPLSSARGKLRRSKSATGSLQSLAQPMPPSRLKPPTPLKGPLLPQTEHKSRSAYRTPLQRQGRLKAASADRIDQIKPKVPVDQPLSLLRFPRVGETLVSLTGSPVAGGGPDPVASVNIPTLDGVLSLRPTAASTFDPHVISQIDEGTLRNLHQLQANINMMLKMAKGK from the exons ATGCCACGAACAAAATTGCCAAAAAACTCTAAAAGAAATCGTGAACAAACCCTGGAGGACCTCATTTCCGGGACAATGAGGGAATTTGATGAAACCT TTGAGACACAAATTGCAAATCTCGAGCTGATGCATTCAAATATCCTTGAGAAAGTCGAAATGGGGATTCATAAATTCTTGTCCAGTCTTCcagaaaatattctaaatctCAAGTTTGGAGATCTCAGAACTATG aACGTTAAAGGCCTGGCGGATGCTTCGAAGGAACTTAGTGCCAGTCAAACGGAGACCTTGAACATGACTTCTGGACAGAATTCCACACAAAACCGGAAGCAATCGAGAGAGGACGAAG AAACTGGTACTTCGGAAGTGACGAGCAGTTCAGCAATTCGAGGACCATTGTCTTCGGCTCGAGGCAAATTGAGACGCAGTAAATCTGCCACTGGATCACTGCAGAGTCTTGCTCAACCAATGCCACCGAGTCGCCTGAAGCCACCGACTCCCCTCAAGGGTCCCCTACTTCCTCAAACTGAGCACAAATCCAG GTCGGCCTATCGTACTCCATTGCAGCGTCAGGGTCGATTGAAGGCAGCCAGTGCCGATCGCATTGACCAGATCAAACCCAAAGTGCCTGTGGATCAGCCTCTGTCCCTGTTGCGCTTCCCCCGAGTGGGAGAGACTCTCGTGTCACTCACGGGAAGTCCCGTGGCCGGGGGTGGCCCAGATCCAGTGGCCAGTGTCAACATTCCTACATTGGATGGTGTTCTGTCTCTACGACCGACAGCTGCTTCAACCTTTGACCCACATGTCATCAGTCAGATTGACGAAGGAACTCTTCGTAATCTTCATCAACTGCAGGCAAACATCAATATGATGCTCAAGATGGCCAAGGGGAAGTAA
- the LOC129802941 gene encoding borealin-like isoform X1: protein MPRTKLPKNSKRNREQTLEDLISGTMREFDETFETQIANLELMHSNILEKVEMGIHKFLSSLPENILNLKFGDLRTMNVKGLADASKELSASQTETLNMTSGQNSTQNRKQSREDEGYLTETGTSEVTSSSAIRGPLSSARGKLRRSKSATGSLQSLAQPMPPSRLKPPTPLKGPLLPQTEHKSRSAYRTPLQRQGRLKAASADRIDQIKPKVPVDQPLSLLRFPRVGETLVSLTGSPVAGGGPDPVASVNIPTLDGVLSLRPTAASTFDPHVISQIDEGTLRNLHQLQANINMMLKMAKGK, encoded by the exons ATGCCACGAACAAAATTGCCAAAAAACTCTAAAAGAAATCGTGAACAAACCCTGGAGGACCTCATTTCCGGGACAATGAGGGAATTTGATGAAACCT TTGAGACACAAATTGCAAATCTCGAGCTGATGCATTCAAATATCCTTGAGAAAGTCGAAATGGGGATTCATAAATTCTTGTCCAGTCTTCcagaaaatattctaaatctCAAGTTTGGAGATCTCAGAACTATG aACGTTAAAGGCCTGGCGGATGCTTCGAAGGAACTTAGTGCCAGTCAAACGGAGACCTTGAACATGACTTCTGGACAGAATTCCACACAAAACCGGAAGCAATCGAGAGAGGACGAAG GTTACCTTACAGAAACTGGTACTTCGGAAGTGACGAGCAGTTCAGCAATTCGAGGACCATTGTCTTCGGCTCGAGGCAAATTGAGACGCAGTAAATCTGCCACTGGATCACTGCAGAGTCTTGCTCAACCAATGCCACCGAGTCGCCTGAAGCCACCGACTCCCCTCAAGGGTCCCCTACTTCCTCAAACTGAGCACAAATCCAG GTCGGCCTATCGTACTCCATTGCAGCGTCAGGGTCGATTGAAGGCAGCCAGTGCCGATCGCATTGACCAGATCAAACCCAAAGTGCCTGTGGATCAGCCTCTGTCCCTGTTGCGCTTCCCCCGAGTGGGAGAGACTCTCGTGTCACTCACGGGAAGTCCCGTGGCCGGGGGTGGCCCAGATCCAGTGGCCAGTGTCAACATTCCTACATTGGATGGTGTTCTGTCTCTACGACCGACAGCTGCTTCAACCTTTGACCCACATGTCATCAGTCAGATTGACGAAGGAACTCTTCGTAATCTTCATCAACTGCAGGCAAACATCAATATGATGCTCAAGATGGCCAAGGGGAAGTAA